The Metabacillus litoralis genome contains a region encoding:
- the hrcA gene encoding heat-inducible transcriptional repressor HrcA, with protein MLTDRQLLVLQVIIDDFIHSAQPVGSRSLAKKDEITFSSATIRNDMADLEDLGFIEKTHSSSGRVPSEKGYRYYVDHLLSPQRLTKTEVTQIKSIYAEKIFELEKVVQKSAQILSEMTNYTSIVLGPKVNENRLKRIQIVPISKETAVAIIVTNTGHVENRTITFPDSLEPSDIEKMVNILNERLVGVPLVDLQNKIFKEVVTVLKNHIENYDMLLKIMAGSLNLESNEKIYFGGKTNMLSQPEFSDIGRIRSLLTMIEQEKELYGLLKANSAGISIKIGKENDLSAMENCSLITATYSLGDNQLGTIAVLGPTRMEYSRVVSLLTRMTRDLSKTLTDLYHGS; from the coding sequence GTGCTTACAGATCGCCAATTGTTGGTTCTTCAAGTCATCATTGATGATTTTATTCATTCAGCTCAGCCTGTTGGTTCTCGATCATTAGCGAAAAAAGACGAAATTACGTTTAGCTCGGCTACTATAAGGAACGATATGGCTGACTTAGAGGACCTGGGATTTATCGAGAAAACACACAGTTCCTCAGGACGTGTTCCTTCTGAGAAGGGATATCGCTATTATGTGGACCATTTACTTTCTCCACAGAGATTAACAAAAACAGAAGTAACTCAAATTAAATCTATATATGCTGAGAAAATTTTTGAACTGGAAAAGGTTGTTCAAAAATCAGCACAAATTTTGTCGGAAATGACAAATTATACATCGATTGTATTAGGACCGAAAGTGAATGAAAATCGATTAAAGCGAATCCAAATTGTGCCAATTAGTAAGGAAACTGCAGTTGCGATCATTGTCACAAATACTGGACATGTTGAAAATCGTACAATTACTTTCCCAGATTCACTAGAGCCAAGTGATATTGAAAAGATGGTAAACATTCTTAACGAAAGATTAGTAGGTGTACCACTGGTTGATCTCCAGAATAAGATCTTTAAAGAGGTTGTTACTGTCTTGAAGAATCATATTGAGAACTATGACATGCTATTAAAGATCATGGCTGGTTCATTAAACTTAGAGTCAAATGAGAAAATTTATTTTGGTGGTAAAACAAATATGCTCAGTCAACCGGAGTTTTCAGATATTGGGAGAATCCGGTCACTTTTAACAATGATTGAGCAAGAAAAAGAGTTGTATGGACTATTAAAAGCAAATTCTGCAGGTATTTCGATAAAAATTGGTAAGGAAAATGACCTTTCAGCAATGGAAAACTGCAGTCTAATTACCGCCACCTATTCATTAGGAGATAACCAGTTAGGTACAATAGCGGTGCTTGGTCCTACTCGAATGGAGTATTCTCGTGTTGTAAGTTTATTAACTAGAATGACACGCGACCTGTCTAAAACTCTTACTGACTTGTATCATGGTTCATAA
- a CDS encoding YqxA family protein, whose translation MIKFMFKCFVLCSVLLFGVLVGMQQANQGMIKMKGYNDPDLQGAFQVDSESGDVAASILGNEVTSQDLEKKQEQLEQIEAFNFFSQIGKQLAGIVSNGVSTILDMVTNWLSGLLE comes from the coding sequence ATGATTAAATTCATGTTTAAATGCTTTGTTTTATGTTCTGTGCTTTTATTTGGCGTGTTAGTTGGCATGCAGCAAGCAAACCAAGGCATGATCAAAATGAAAGGATACAATGATCCTGATTTGCAAGGTGCTTTTCAAGTTGACAGTGAATCAGGTGATGTCGCTGCCTCTATTCTAGGAAACGAAGTAACCAGTCAGGATCTTGAAAAAAAACAGGAGCAGCTTGAACAAATTGAAGCCTTTAACTTCTTCTCTCAAATCGGTAAACAGCTTGCAGGTATTGTTAGTAATGGAGTATCGACAATATTGGATATGGTAACGAATTGGTTAAGTGGTTTACTAGAATAA
- the hemW gene encoding radical SAM family heme chaperone HemW, translating into MRSAYIHIPFCHHICHYCDFNKVFFKQQPVDEYIESLITEMHHAKEINKQQEPLKTIFIGGGTPTALSAKQLDRLLEGISTELLSTNELVEFAVEANPGELSIEKLEVLKNAGVNRLSIGVQSFDNELLNKIGRVHRKDDVFRTIKQAEQVGFDNLSLDLMYALPGQTIEQFRETLETAFTLNVKHFSAYSLIIEPKTVFYNLMQKGKLTLPPQEHEAQMYELAMEEMEKHGYKQYEISNYAIPGYESQHNLTYWNNEYYYGFGAGAHGYVNGVRTSNVGPIRKYMEKIDESGTAFSTQTEVSKEEEMEEQMFLGLRIVKGVNKEIFYERFSVKLEEKFGSQIQKLVKQGLLVNDDESLFLTHKGKLLGNEVFQEFLIS; encoded by the coding sequence ATTAGATCCGCGTACATTCATATTCCTTTTTGCCATCATATTTGTCATTATTGTGATTTTAATAAGGTCTTCTTCAAACAACAACCAGTTGATGAATATATTGAAAGTCTTATAACAGAAATGCATCACGCTAAGGAAATTAATAAACAACAGGAGCCGCTTAAAACCATTTTTATTGGTGGTGGTACTCCTACAGCCTTATCGGCAAAGCAACTTGATCGACTTCTTGAAGGTATTTCGACCGAGCTGCTGTCAACAAATGAACTTGTTGAATTCGCAGTTGAAGCAAACCCTGGGGAACTTTCTATAGAAAAATTGGAAGTGTTAAAAAATGCAGGAGTTAATCGCTTAAGTATTGGGGTTCAAAGTTTTGACAATGAGCTTCTCAATAAAATTGGACGAGTACATCGAAAAGATGATGTATTTCGTACAATAAAACAAGCTGAACAGGTAGGGTTTGATAATTTAAGTCTCGATTTAATGTATGCACTGCCTGGACAAACAATCGAGCAATTTAGAGAAACGCTGGAAACTGCATTTACCCTAAATGTAAAACACTTCTCCGCATATTCTTTAATCATTGAACCGAAAACAGTGTTTTATAATTTAATGCAAAAAGGAAAATTAACACTGCCACCTCAGGAGCATGAGGCGCAAATGTATGAATTGGCAATGGAAGAAATGGAGAAGCATGGCTATAAGCAATATGAAATAAGTAATTACGCCATTCCAGGATATGAAAGTCAGCATAATCTAACGTATTGGAACAACGAATATTACTATGGTTTTGGTGCAGGTGCACATGGATATGTTAATGGAGTAAGAACATCCAATGTTGGTCCAATTAGAAAGTATATGGAGAAAATTGATGAATCTGGGACAGCTTTTTCTACACAAACAGAAGTGAGCAAAGAAGAAGAAATGGAAGAGCAAATGTTTCTTGGGTTACGAATAGTAAAAGGTGTTAACAAGGAAATTTTTTATGAAAGATTTTCAGTTAAATTGGAAGAAAAATTCGGTAGCCAAATCCAAAAACTCGTTAAACAAGGACTACTAGTAAATGACGATGAATCCCTTTTTCTTACTCATAAAGGAAAGCTATTAGGCAATGAAGTTTTCCAAGAATTTTTAATTTCGTAA
- the grpE gene encoding nucleotide exchange factor GrpE: MSNEKNVAEQEETVDTVENVESDAEIVDADDVQVEETEVVDESAAKISELQAKLDETENKMLRAQADFDNFRRRARLDQEAAQKYRAQSLVSEILPALDNFERALQIEASNDQTKSLLQGMNMVYNQLVQALQNEGVETIKSVGEQFDPHLHQAVMQVEDENYDSNTVIEELQKGYRLKDRVIRPAMVKVNQ; encoded by the coding sequence GTGTCAAATGAAAAAAACGTTGCAGAACAAGAAGAAACAGTAGATACAGTTGAAAATGTCGAATCAGATGCTGAAATTGTAGATGCAGATGATGTTCAAGTAGAAGAAACTGAAGTAGTTGATGAGTCAGCTGCTAAAATTTCTGAACTACAAGCAAAGCTTGATGAAACAGAAAACAAAATGCTTCGAGCTCAAGCAGACTTTGACAACTTTAGAAGACGTGCTCGCTTAGATCAAGAGGCTGCTCAAAAGTATCGTGCACAAAGCTTAGTTTCTGAAATTTTACCTGCTCTTGATAACTTTGAAAGAGCGTTACAAATAGAAGCAAGCAATGATCAAACCAAATCATTGCTACAAGGAATGAACATGGTGTACAACCAATTAGTTCAAGCTTTACAAAATGAAGGTGTAGAAACAATCAAATCAGTTGGTGAACAATTTGATCCACATCTACATCAAGCAGTTATGCAAGTTGAGGATGAAAACTATGATTCTAATACTGTCATTGAAGAACTGCAAAAAGGATATAGATTGAAGGATCGAGTCATTCGACCTGCAATGGTTAAAGTAAATCAATAA
- a CDS encoding YqzM family protein, with the protein MNEFEKNVQSKRNDAIDSGVGFVVSFGFFATIFIIATVVKLISA; encoded by the coding sequence GTGAACGAATTTGAAAAGAACGTCCAAAGTAAACGTAATGATGCTATTGATTCAGGTGTGGGATTCGTTGTTTCATTTGGATTTTTCGCGACAATTTTCATCATTGCGACTGTTGTTAAATTAATCTCTGCTTAA
- the holA gene encoding DNA polymerase III subunit delta: MIFNVWKDIQNKKVQPVYLLVGEESFLMQETLRHIVQASLLEEEKDFNLSVYDMEETPVETAIEDAETLPFMGEKRVVIIKNPVFLTSEKKKEKLEHRVEKLEQYINSPAPYTIVVFVAPYEKLDERKKITKLLKKQSVVIEMKSLSDDEAIKWMLNVAQEQRVELEKAAVEQLLVLTAGDLMAIHQELQKLSTYVGEGGIISVETVNLLVARTLEQNIFDLIEHVIYRRSKEALQIFYDLLKNNEEPIKILSLLVTQFRLILHVKELSTVGYGQQQIASTVKVHPFRVKLALQQARLFQTEELAHILMELAEADYEMKTGKKDKQLLLELFLLKLFKND; encoded by the coding sequence ATGATTTTTAATGTATGGAAAGATATTCAGAATAAAAAAGTACAACCAGTTTATCTATTAGTTGGAGAAGAGTCGTTTTTGATGCAGGAAACACTTCGTCATATCGTACAAGCTTCTCTTTTGGAAGAAGAAAAGGATTTTAATCTTTCTGTATATGATATGGAAGAAACACCAGTGGAAACGGCAATTGAAGATGCGGAAACGTTACCTTTTATGGGGGAAAAGCGTGTTGTTATTATAAAAAATCCAGTCTTTTTAACGAGTGAAAAGAAAAAAGAAAAGCTAGAACATCGTGTTGAAAAACTTGAACAATACATAAATTCTCCTGCCCCCTACACAATTGTTGTGTTTGTTGCTCCATATGAAAAATTAGATGAGCGAAAGAAAATAACAAAATTATTGAAAAAGCAATCTGTTGTGATTGAGATGAAATCACTATCTGATGATGAAGCAATAAAGTGGATGCTGAACGTGGCACAGGAACAAAGAGTGGAGTTAGAAAAGGCAGCAGTAGAACAATTGCTTGTGTTAACTGCTGGAGACCTGATGGCGATCCACCAAGAGCTACAAAAGCTTAGCACTTACGTAGGTGAGGGTGGAATCATTTCAGTTGAAACGGTAAACTTACTAGTGGCACGTACCTTAGAGCAAAACATTTTTGATTTAATTGAGCATGTTATTTACCGAAGAAGCAAAGAGGCCTTACAAATATTTTATGATTTATTAAAAAATAATGAAGAACCCATTAAAATTCTTTCCTTGCTTGTAACACAATTTCGCTTAATTTTACATGTGAAAGAGCTGTCAACTGTTGGGTACGGTCAACAGCAGATTGCTTCGACCGTAAAAGTCCATCCATTTAGAGTAAAGCTTGCATTACAACAGGCTCGACTATTTCAAACAGAGGAATTGGCGCATATATTAATGGAGCTTGCTGAGGCTGATTATGAAATGAAAACAGGGAAAAAAGATAAACAACTTTTACTAGAGTTGTTTTTGTTAAAATTATTTAAAAACGATTAA
- the lepA gene encoding translation elongation factor 4 yields the protein MNREEKLKRQSKIRNFSIIAHIDHGKSTLADRILEKTSALTQREMKNQLLDSMDLERERGITIKLNAVQLKYKAKDGEEYTFHLIDTPGHVDFTYEVSRSLAACEGAILVVDAAQGIEAQTLANVYLALDNDLEILPVINKIDLPSADPERVRQEVEDVIGLDASEAVLASAKAGIGIEEILEQVVEKVPAPQGDPEGPLKALIFDSLYDAYRGVVAYIRVVEGTVKVGQKIKMMATGKEFEVTEVGVFNPKPVQLKELNVGDVGFLTAAIKNVGDTRVGDTITNAKNGATEALPGYRKLNPMVFCGLYPIDTAKYNDLRDALEKLELNDSSLQFEPETSQALGFGFRCGFLGLLHMEIIQERIEREFKIDLITTAPSVIYDVHLTDGETLRVDNPANMPDPQKIDRIEEPYVKASIMVPNDYVGAVMELCQKKRGNFIDMQYLDENRVNINYEIPLSEIVYDFFDQLKSNTKGYASFDYELIGYKTSTLVKMDILLNGEKIDALSFIVHRDSSYDRGKIIVEKLKELIPRQHFEVPIQAAIGQKIVARSTIKAMRKNVLAKCYGGDISRKRKLLEKQKEGKKRMKQVGSVEVPQEAFMAVLRMDES from the coding sequence ATGAATAGAGAAGAAAAATTAAAAAGGCAGTCGAAAATCCGGAATTTTTCGATTATTGCTCATATTGACCACGGTAAATCGACTCTAGCAGATCGTATTTTAGAAAAAACATCAGCTTTAACTCAGCGTGAAATGAAGAATCAGCTGTTAGATTCAATGGATCTTGAACGCGAGCGTGGAATAACGATTAAATTAAATGCCGTTCAATTAAAATATAAAGCGAAAGATGGAGAGGAATACACTTTCCATTTAATCGATACTCCAGGACATGTCGACTTTACGTACGAGGTTTCACGAAGCCTTGCAGCATGTGAAGGAGCAATTCTTGTAGTTGATGCAGCTCAGGGAATTGAAGCTCAAACTCTTGCAAATGTATATTTAGCGCTTGATAATGATTTGGAAATCCTTCCTGTTATTAACAAAATTGACTTACCAAGTGCTGACCCTGAACGTGTTCGTCAAGAGGTTGAAGACGTAATCGGTTTAGATGCATCTGAAGCAGTTTTAGCATCTGCTAAAGCTGGAATTGGTATTGAAGAGATATTAGAGCAGGTTGTAGAAAAAGTACCTGCACCACAAGGTGACCCTGAAGGGCCGTTAAAAGCTCTTATCTTTGACTCCTTATATGACGCTTACCGCGGTGTTGTTGCATACATTCGTGTTGTGGAAGGAACGGTTAAAGTAGGGCAAAAAATTAAAATGATGGCAACTGGTAAAGAATTTGAAGTAACTGAGGTAGGGGTATTCAATCCTAAACCTGTCCAGTTAAAAGAATTAAATGTAGGAGATGTTGGCTTTTTAACAGCTGCTATTAAAAACGTAGGAGACACTCGTGTTGGTGATACAATTACGAATGCAAAAAATGGGGCAACTGAGGCACTTCCGGGTTATCGTAAGTTAAATCCAATGGTGTTTTGTGGTCTTTACCCAATTGATACGGCTAAATATAATGATTTACGTGATGCATTAGAAAAGCTTGAGCTAAACGATTCGTCTCTTCAATTTGAGCCAGAAACGTCACAGGCTTTAGGATTTGGTTTCCGATGTGGATTTTTAGGACTACTTCATATGGAAATTATACAAGAACGCATTGAACGTGAATTCAAAATTGATTTAATTACTACAGCTCCAAGTGTTATCTATGATGTTCATTTAACAGATGGTGAAACTTTAAGAGTCGATAATCCAGCAAATATGCCTGATCCGCAAAAGATTGACCGTATTGAAGAGCCTTATGTAAAAGCGTCAATAATGGTTCCAAATGATTATGTTGGTGCTGTCATGGAGCTTTGTCAGAAGAAACGTGGAAATTTCATTGATATGCAATATCTTGATGAAAATCGGGTTAATATTAATTACGAAATCCCATTATCTGAAATTGTTTATGATTTCTTTGATCAATTAAAATCGAATACAAAAGGTTATGCTTCCTTTGACTATGAATTAATTGGTTATAAAACATCAACTCTAGTTAAAATGGACATACTATTGAATGGTGAGAAGATTGATGCGTTATCATTTATTGTGCACCGTGACTCATCATATGACCGTGGAAAAATTATTGTTGAAAAACTAAAAGAACTCATCCCGCGTCAACATTTCGAAGTGCCGATTCAAGCTGCGATTGGTCAAAAGATTGTGGCAAGATCGACAATCAAAGCGATGCGTAAAAACGTACTTGCTAAATGTTACGGTGGCGACATTTCACGTAAGCGTAAGTTATTAGAAAAACAAAAAGAAGGTAAAAAGAGAATGAAGCAAGTTGGTTCTGTTGAAGTACCACAAGAAGCCTTTATGGCTGTATTGCGTATGGATGAAAGCTGA
- the spoIIP gene encoding stage II sporulation protein P encodes MKRSSTSRNMVVTLNGTSIKKGIVVSFIVLFMTFLLSGILTSLKPEYRLTSSSINDLTRNIDSEAFLQLLGAENRFFSSALPEHAEPIKLSSIMFKVATSINPDDPRSLLGRELPGFSLFDSEIVVAGDGTNYTNMPYESPPPTEVLEQEREASITKNEAVNSGDEEPKAPPSLTTGDKKVVYIYNTHNTESYLPLLEGESDPNRAIHSKANVTIVSELLGKALQDEGIGSHVEKTDVQASLKQKGWNYAKSYTASRPIVESAMASNRNLNYMIDIHRDSQRKGVTTIKIGDKSYAKLAFVIGGDNPTADKNEKLAKDLHDLLEKKYPGLSRGIFEQGGKGYNGVYNQDLSKNAMLLEFGGVDNNLEELKNTVSAVADVFSEYYWQAEKVNGDSSAEKK; translated from the coding sequence ATGAAGCGTTCTAGTACAAGTCGCAATATGGTTGTAACCTTAAATGGGACAAGCATAAAAAAAGGAATCGTTGTTAGCTTCATTGTTTTGTTCATGACCTTTTTACTTTCAGGTATTTTAACGTCATTAAAACCTGAATATCGTTTAACCTCCTCATCAATCAATGATTTAACACGAAATATTGATAGTGAGGCTTTTCTTCAATTATTAGGTGCTGAAAACCGCTTTTTTAGTTCTGCATTACCGGAACATGCAGAACCAATTAAGTTATCTTCGATTATGTTTAAAGTTGCCACGAGTATTAACCCTGATGACCCACGCAGCTTGCTAGGACGAGAGCTACCAGGATTCTCTCTGTTTGATAGTGAAATTGTTGTGGCTGGGGACGGGACAAACTATACAAATATGCCATACGAATCTCCACCGCCTACAGAGGTGTTAGAACAAGAAAGAGAAGCATCTATTACAAAGAATGAAGCTGTAAATTCTGGAGACGAAGAGCCAAAAGCTCCTCCTTCTCTTACTACAGGAGATAAAAAGGTCGTTTATATATATAACACTCATAACACTGAATCATATCTTCCGTTACTAGAAGGAGAAAGTGACCCTAATCGCGCTATTCACTCTAAAGCAAACGTCACAATTGTTAGCGAGTTATTAGGTAAAGCTCTTCAAGATGAAGGAATAGGTTCACATGTAGAAAAAACAGATGTACAAGCCAGCTTAAAGCAAAAAGGTTGGAATTATGCAAAGTCATATACTGCCTCAAGGCCAATCGTTGAAAGTGCAATGGCTAGTAATCGTAACTTAAATTATATGATCGATATTCATCGTGATTCACAAAGAAAAGGTGTCACTACTATAAAAATTGGGGATAAATCATATGCCAAACTAGCATTTGTGATTGGTGGAGATAATCCAACAGCTGACAAAAATGAAAAGTTAGCTAAAGACCTTCATGACTTATTGGAAAAGAAATACCCTGGATTAAGTCGCGGGATCTTCGAGCAAGGAGGAAAAGGATATAACGGAGTTTATAATCAGGATCTCTCTAAAAACGCTATGCTCTTAGAATTTGGTGGGGTTGACAATAATCTGGAGGAACTTAAAAACACAGTTTCAGCTGTAGCTGATGTATTTAGCGAGTATTATTGGCAAGCAGAAAAAGTAAATGGTGATTCATCAGCTGAAAAAAAGTAA
- the dnaK gene encoding molecular chaperone DnaK — translation MSKIIGIDLGTTNSCVAVLEGGEPKVIPNPEGNRTTPSVVAFKNGERQVGEVAKRQAITNPNTIISIKRHMGTDHKVEVEGKNYTPQELSAIILQHLKSYAEEYLGEPVTKAVITVPAYFNDAERQATKDAGKIAGLEVERIINEPTAAALAYGLDKTDEDQTILVYDLGGGTFDVSVLELGDGVFEVRSTAGDNRLGGDDFDQVIIDYLVAEFKKENGIDLSKDKMALQRLKDAAEKAKKDLSGVTSTQISLPFITAGEAGPLHLEVSLSRAKFDELSSDLVERTMGPVRQALSDADLSASEIDKVILVGGSTRIPAVQEAIKKALGKEPHKGVNPDEVVALGASIQGGVITGDVKDVVLLDVTPLSLGIETMGGVFTKLIERNTTIPTSKSQVFSTAADSQTAVDIHVLQGERPMSADNKTLGRFQLTDIPPAPRGVPQIEVSFDIDKNGIVNVRAKDLGTNKEQAITIKSNTGLSDDEIDRMVKEAEENADADKARKEEVELRNEADQLVFQTEKTLKDLEGKVDEAEVAKANEAKDALKAAIEKNELEEIKAKKEALQTIVQELSVKLYEQAQQAQAQQGGEAGNKTADDVVDAEFEEVNDDDKK, via the coding sequence ATGAGTAAAATTATCGGTATCGACTTAGGTACAACAAACTCATGTGTCGCAGTTTTAGAAGGCGGAGAACCGAAAGTGATCCCAAATCCAGAAGGTAACCGTACAACTCCTTCTGTAGTTGCTTTCAAAAACGGCGAACGTCAAGTTGGAGAGGTAGCAAAACGACAAGCTATCACAAACCCTAACACAATTATCTCAATCAAACGTCATATGGGTACTGACCATAAAGTAGAAGTTGAAGGGAAAAATTACACACCACAAGAACTTTCAGCCATTATTCTTCAACACTTAAAATCTTATGCAGAAGAATATTTAGGTGAGCCGGTAACAAAAGCAGTTATCACGGTTCCAGCTTATTTCAATGATGCTGAGCGTCAAGCAACAAAAGATGCTGGTAAAATTGCTGGTTTAGAAGTTGAACGTATTATCAACGAACCAACTGCTGCGGCTTTAGCATATGGTTTAGATAAAACAGATGAAGATCAAACAATTCTTGTTTATGACTTAGGTGGCGGTACGTTTGACGTATCAGTACTTGAGCTTGGTGATGGTGTATTTGAAGTTCGCTCTACTGCTGGGGACAACCGTTTAGGTGGAGATGACTTTGACCAAGTTATCATTGATTACTTAGTAGCTGAATTCAAAAAAGAAAACGGCATTGACCTGTCTAAAGATAAAATGGCCCTGCAACGTTTAAAAGATGCTGCTGAGAAAGCGAAAAAAGATCTTTCAGGTGTAACATCAACTCAAATCTCATTACCATTTATCACAGCTGGAGAAGCTGGTCCACTTCACTTAGAAGTAAGCCTTTCACGTGCTAAATTTGACGAGTTATCTTCAGACTTAGTTGAAAGAACAATGGGACCTGTCCGCCAAGCGTTAAGCGATGCTGATCTTTCAGCTAGTGAAATTGATAAAGTTATCCTTGTTGGTGGATCAACTCGTATTCCGGCTGTACAAGAAGCAATTAAAAAAGCATTAGGAAAAGAGCCTCATAAAGGCGTAAACCCTGATGAAGTTGTAGCACTTGGTGCATCAATTCAAGGTGGAGTTATTACTGGAGACGTAAAAGACGTAGTATTACTTGACGTTACTCCACTTTCACTTGGAATTGAAACGATGGGTGGCGTATTTACGAAGCTTATTGAACGTAATACAACAATCCCAACAAGTAAATCACAGGTGTTCTCAACTGCAGCTGATAGCCAAACAGCAGTAGATATTCATGTACTTCAAGGTGAGCGTCCAATGTCAGCTGACAACAAAACTTTAGGTCGCTTCCAATTAACAGATATTCCGCCAGCACCACGTGGAGTACCTCAAATTGAAGTATCATTTGATATCGACAAAAATGGTATCGTTAATGTTCGTGCAAAAGACTTAGGCACAAACAAAGAACAAGCGATCACAATCAAATCAAACACTGGTTTATCAGATGATGAAATCGACCGTATGGTTAAAGAAGCTGAAGAAAACGCAGATGCAGATAAAGCACGTAAAGAAGAAGTAGAACTTCGTAACGAAGCAGATCAATTAGTGTTCCAAACAGAAAAAACACTAAAAGATCTTGAAGGTAAAGTAGACGAAGCTGAGGTTGCAAAAGCGAATGAAGCAAAAGATGCTTTAAAAGCAGCAATTGAGAAAAACGAATTAGAAGAAATCAAAGCGAAAAAAGAGGCTCTTCAAACAATTGTACAAGAGCTTTCAGTGAAACTATATGAGCAAGCACAACAAGCTCAGGCTCAGCAAGGTGGAGAAGCTGGTAATAAAACAGCTGACGATGTTGTTGACGCAGAGTTTGAAGAAGTAAATGATGACGACAAAAAATAA
- the rpsT gene encoding 30S ribosomal protein S20, with product MPNIKSAIKRVKTSNERNAHNSAIKSTMRTAIKRVDALVLNNDADNAKAALVEANKQIDKAAQSGLVHKNTAARYKSRLAKAVNGLTA from the coding sequence ATGCCAAATATTAAATCTGCAATCAAGCGTGTTAAAACTAGCAATGAGCGTAATGCACATAACTCTGCTATTAAATCTACAATGCGTACTGCAATTAAAAGAGTAGATGCTTTAGTTTTAAATAACGATGCTGATAATGCAAAAGCTGCACTTGTTGAAGCTAACAAGCAAATCGATAAAGCTGCACAAAGTGGTTTAGTTCATAAAAACACTGCTGCTCGCTACAAATCTCGTTTAGCGAAAGCTGTTAACGGATTAACTGCATAA
- the gpr gene encoding GPR endopeptidase: MGKSLDLSNYSVRTDLAVEARAMALEQTEAENSSDISGVVIKEWDEEGVSISSLDIDEEGSKIVGKKPGKYLTLEVQGIRQKDTELQEKVIDVFAKLFSQFLADSNIPKDASCLVVGLGNWNVTPDALGPLAVENLLITRHLFKLQPENVEEGFRPVSALAPGVMGLTGIETSDIISGVIEQSKPDFVIAIDALAARSIERVNTTIQISDTGIHPGSGVGNKRKALSKETFGIPVIAIGIPTVVDAVSITSDTIDYILKHFGRELNEGNKPSRSLTPAGMSFGERRVLTDDDLPSDEHRQQFLGIVGGLEEDEKRKLIHEVLSPLGHNLMVTPKEVDMFIDDMANVIASGLNSALHQQVDQDNSGAYTH, encoded by the coding sequence ATGGGTAAATCACTAGATTTAAGTAATTATTCTGTTCGAACAGATTTAGCGGTAGAAGCACGAGCGATGGCGCTTGAGCAAACTGAAGCAGAAAATTCATCAGATATTTCTGGTGTTGTAATTAAGGAATGGGACGAAGAAGGAGTTAGTATCTCTTCCTTGGATATTGATGAAGAAGGGTCAAAAATTGTTGGGAAAAAGCCTGGCAAATATTTAACCTTGGAAGTCCAAGGAATTAGACAGAAAGATACTGAACTGCAAGAAAAAGTGATAGATGTGTTTGCGAAATTATTTAGTCAATTTCTTGCAGATAGTAATATCCCAAAAGATGCTAGCTGTTTAGTTGTTGGGTTGGGAAATTGGAATGTCACACCAGATGCACTTGGTCCGTTAGCAGTTGAAAATTTACTAATTACAAGACATTTGTTTAAATTACAGCCTGAAAATGTAGAAGAAGGCTTTCGTCCTGTTAGTGCATTAGCACCTGGAGTCATGGGGTTAACAGGTATTGAGACAAGCGATATTATCTCAGGAGTCATTGAGCAATCAAAGCCTGATTTTGTTATTGCGATTGATGCCTTAGCGGCTAGATCAATTGAGCGAGTAAATACAACAATTCAAATATCTGATACAGGCATCCATCCTGGTTCGGGTGTTGGCAATAAGCGAAAAGCGCTAAGTAAGGAAACTTTTGGCATTCCTGTCATTGCAATCGGTATTCCAACAGTAGTTGATGCTGTTTCAATTACAAGTGATACCATTGACTATATTTTAAAGCATTTTGGGAGAGAGTTAAATGAAGGGAATAAACCGTCAAGATCGTTAACACCAGCAGGAATGAGCTTTGGAGAACGTCGAGTACTAACGGATGATGACTTACCAAGTGATGAGCATCGTCAACAATTTTTAGGAATAGTCGGAGGACTAGAGGAAGACGAAAAAAGGAAGCTTATTCATGAAGTGCTATCACCACTTGGGCATAATTTAATGGTCACGCCGAAGGAAGTCGATATGTTCATTGACGATATGGCGAATGTTATAGCTAGTGGATTAAATTCTGCACTTCATCAGCAGGTTGACCAAGATAATTCAGGTGCTTATACACACTAG